The Deinococcus sp. YIM 134068 genomic interval CGACCGACATCCTGACCATCCATGACTACGCCGACGACCCGCAGGCGCTGCTGCGGCGCTACGGCACGCTGGAGTCCACCCGGCTGTCGCTGGAGCAGCAGCAGCCCGCCGACCGGGCGCTGACGCTGCCGGGCTTTCAGGCGGTGGGGCAGCCCGTGGTGCTCTCGGAGTTCGGCGGCATCGCCTACATCCCCGACCGCTCCAGCGGCTGGGGCTACAGCGAGTCGCAGAGCGAGGCCGACTTCGTGGAGGACTACGGGGCGCTCCTCGCCGCGATCCACGCCTGCCTGGGCCTGTCGGGCTTCTGCTACACCCAGCTCACCGACACCTTTCAGGAGAAAAACGGCCTGCTGTACGAGGACCGCACCCCGAAGGCCGACCTCCTCAAGCTCGCCCGCAGCACCCAGGGCACCCGCACCGCCCGCGAGATGACCATCGACCCCCTGATGAACCCCTTCGGCAACTCGCCCCGCTGGCTGCAACGCCAGTACAACGCGCTGATGGACGCGGCGGACCCCGAGGAACGGACCTCCGGCGACCTCATCGCGGGCGAGGCGTCGGAGGACTGAGGGAGGCCGGCGCGGTCAGGCCGAACCGGTCCGTGAGGACGTTGGGTCTGGGTGTGATTCTTCCCTCCGGCGCTCGGTATGCGGGAGAGAACGGGCGCGTCACACGCCTCTTCTCTCCCCCTCCCCTTGTGGGGGACCCGGAGAACCGCGAGGCGGGCGAGACGGAGGAGCGGGGCGCGCGGTCCTGATCCCCGTGCGCCCCGCTTCTTCCCCGGTCTCCCGCATCTCCCCCGCCCCATGTTCAAGCCCGGCGGGCCGACCCATATCCGACTTGCTTGCACTCGGCCTTGTGCGCGTACAGGCGGCGGTCGGCGAGCCGCAGCAGCGCCGGAACGTCGGCGGCCTCGGAGGGGAAGGAGGCCAGCCCCGCGCCCATCCGCAGGGTGCCGCCCTCCAGCCGTTGCAACGCCGTGAGGATGCGCTCGGCCTGGGGCACGGCCCCCTCGACCGGGCCGGGCAGCAGGACGGCGAACTCGTCGCCGCCCAACCTGAAGGACGCCGCCGGGGCCAGCTCCTCCAGACAGCGGCCCACGCCCGCGAGCAGCGCGTCGCCCGCCGGGTGGCCGCACTCGTCGTTGACCCGCTTGAAGTCGTTGAGGTCGATCAGGAGCAGGGTCAGGGGCTGGCCCGCCGCCACGTGTCCGGCGAGCCGGGCGTCGAAGGCGCGGCGGTTGCCCAGCCCGGTCAGGGCGTCGAGGTGGGCGAGGCGTTCGAGTTCCGCGTACGCCGCGTGGGCCGCCGAGTAGTCCTCCTGCACGCCGACGAAATAGCGCACCACGCCGCCCTCCCGGATGGGACGAATCCGCAGTTTGTACCACATCGTGCGCCCGTCCTTGCGGTAGTTGAGGACCACCCGCTCGATCGGCTCGCCCCGGTCCAGGGCGTCACGCAGCGCGGCGATGTCCGCCGGGTCGGTTTCAGGGCCTTGCAGGAAGCTGCACGGGTGGCCCACCACCTCGTCCGGGTGGTAGCCCGTCTCGCGGGTGAAGGTCGCGTTCACGTACAGGATGCGCCGCTCGGCGTCGGTGACGAGCAGCCCCACGTCGGCGGCGTCGAGCACCGACCAGACGAGTTCGGCGGGGAGCGGCGGGGCCGGGGCGAGCGTCATCGGCCCGACCAGAAGGGGGCCGCCTGCGGGCTGAGGCCAGCCACCTCCGGGGCGGGGCGGCCCAGGAAGTAGCCCTGCGCGTAGTCGGCCCCCAGTTCACGCACCATGCCGAGTTCCTCCGCCGTCTCGATCCCCTCGGCGACCACCCGGATGCCGAGGTCGTGGGCGAAGCGGACGAGCGCCGTGACGAGCGGCACGCGGGGATCGGCCCCGTGCAGCCCGCGAATGAGGTCGCGGTCGAGCTTCACGATGTCGGGCCGCAGCTCGGAGAGGTAGCTCAGACCCGTGTGCCCGGCCCCCAGGTCGTCGAGCGCCACCTGCGCGCCCTCGGCCCGGTAGCGCTCGAGGATGGATTTGAGGAGCCGCAGGTCGGGGAAGGCCTCGCTCTCCGTGACCTCGAACAGCAGCCGCGAGAAGTCGGCCCCGACCTCGCGGCAGGCGTCGAAGGTGGTGAGCAGGCAGATGTCGGGGTTGTACACCACGCCCGGCGCGAAGTTGATGAACAGCACCTGACCCGCGCCGAGCTGCGGGTACGCCTGGCGGATGGCCCCGCGCCGGGCGTGGGCGTCGAAGCCGCGCGACTGCCCGTGGGCGGCGGCGGCCTGAAGCAGCGGCCCGGCCCCGAACAGCCGTCCCTCCACCTCGGCGCGCACCAGGGCCTCGTACCCGTACACCCCGCCGCCGCGCATCTCCACGATGGGCTGGAGGTGAAAGCGCAGGTGCTGGCACGCCCCCGCGAACCAACCGCTCGTCAGCCGCCCCACCCACTGCTCCAGGGACGCGAGGTGCCACGTCTCCAGCCGCTCCCCGGCCCACGGCGCGGCGAGCACGTCGGGCCGCTCGGTGCGCGAGAACGCGGCGAGGACCTCGCTCAACAGGTCGAAGCCCCGCGCGGGCACCACGAAGGCGTCGTCCCGCACCTCCAGCGGCAGCCCGTGGGCGGCCAGCAACAGGGCGAGCTTGCGGTGAAGGTGACGCGAGGACGCGTGGACGGACAGCGCCTCCAGCCGCGTCACGTCCAGGGGCACGACCGCATGACAGTCGCACGTGGTAAACCCGGTCGCGTGTCCGGTCGCGGAGGCGGGGAGCTGGAGAGTCGTCACAGCGGAGGCAGTCATCAGGGGCGTTTTAGCGAAATACTTCATACAAGGGTCTGACAGGAGAGAATGCAAAAGAAGGGCTTCGGCAGCTTGAAATGAGGCCAAGGATGAGCTTGAGTACCCATCATGGAAGCGGCAGGGAGAAGGCAATGAAACAGGAGAACTCGGTCTATCTGGGCCTCGATCTCGGCACGGGCAGCCTCAAGGCGCTGCTCCTGAGCGGGGCGGGCGAGGTGCTGGCGCGGGAGTCGGCCCCCTACCAGGTCTCGTACCCGCAACCGGGCTGGGCGGAGAGCGACCCGCGCGAGTGGGAGGCGGCGGCGGTGACGGCCACGCGCGCCCTGCCGGGGGAACTGCGGGCGCAGGTGAGGGCGGTGAGTTTCTCCGGGCAGATGCACGGCGTCGTCCTGACGGACGCGGCGCTCGTCCCGCTGCGCCCCGCCGTGCTGTGGCTGGATGCCCGGAGCGTACCCCTCCTGCCGAGGTTCGCGCGCCTCGCCGGACCGCGCCCCAACCCGGTGACGGCGGGCATGGCCGGGCCGACGCTGCTGTGGGTGCGAGGGCACGAGGAAGCGGTGTACGCCGCCGCGCGCTGGGCCTTCCAGCCGAAGGACTGGCTGCGCGCCCGGCTGGGCGGTGATCCGGCGGGCGACCCCTCCGACGCCTCGGGCACGCTGCTCGCCAACGTGAACGGGGAGTGGAACTTGGGGTTGCTTCGCGCCCTCGGCCTGCGCGCGGACCTCCTGCCGCCGCTGCGGGCCTCGGACGAGGTGGTGGGGACGCTCTCGGCGGGGGCGGCTTCCCTCCTAGGCCTGCCGGAGGGCGTGCCGCTCGTGACGGGCGCGGGTGACACGGCGGCGGCGCTGTTCGGGGGTGGCCTCGGACCGGACGAGGCGGGCCTGACGGTGGGCAGCGGGGCGCAGATCGTGCGGCGGCTGGACGTGCCGCGCGCCGACCCCCGCCTTCAGCTCTACCGGGCCGCCGGGCCGGGCTGGTACGCCCTCGCCGCGATGCAGAACGCCGGGCTGGCGCTGGAGTGGGCGCGCGGCGTGCTGGGCCTGAGCTGGGAGGACGCCTACGCGGAGGCCTTCGCTCCCTCCGTGACCGCCCCGCCCGCCTTCCTGCCCTACCTGTCGGGCGAGCGCACCCCCCTCATGGACCCCCACGCCTGCGGCAGTTGGAGCGGTCTGCGGCTGGGGCAGACGCGCGGCGACCTGATGCGCGCGGCGCTGGAGGGGGTCGCCTTCGCCCTGCGCGACGGGCTGGACACGCTGGAGGAGGTCCACGGGCGCGCGGGGACGGTGCGCGTCGCGGGCGGCGGCACCGTGGACCCCCGCTGGCGGCAACTCCTCGCCGACGCGCTGGACCGTCCCCTCCGCCCCGGCGAGGTGCCCGACGCCTCGGCGCGGGGGGCGGCGCTGCTGGCCCTGGCAGGCGTCGGCGGCTCGCTCGCGGACGTGGCCCCGGTTCCCCTCGGCCCGCCCGTGGAGCCGGGGAGAGAGCGGGATGCCGTGCAGGAACGCTTCGCGCGGTGGAAGGAGCTGCAAGGGGCGTTGAGAGCGTGGTGGTCGGTGGGGTGAGGGGCGGCCAGCGGCCAGCTTCCAGCACGACGGCTCGAAGCTCGGAGCGGTGAGCAGCGGCACAAGCTCTTCTTTTGCTCATGGCTCACGGCCAAAGGCTCCCCCCCCCACCCCTCCGGCAAACCCTCTAGACTCGCCCCGTTCTTCCCAGTCGCCGCCCCCTTCACCCCACAAGGACGCACCCCATGACCCAGCCCCGCATCACCGTCTGGAACGAGTACCGCCACGAACACGAGAACCCCGCCGTCCGCGCGATCTATCCGCAGGGCATCCACCAGGCCATCGCGGACGGCCTGGGGGCGAACGGTCTCGGCGAGGTCCGCACCGCCACGCTGGACGAGCCGGAGCACGGGCTGACAGGTAACGTGCTGGACAGCACCGACGTGCTCGTGTGGTGGGGACACAAGGCGCACGGGGCCGTCTCGGACGAGGTGGTGGACCGGGTGGTGGCGCGCGTGCTGGACGGGATGGGCCTGATCGTGCTGCACTCCGGGCACTTCAGCAAGGTGTTCAAGCGGCTGATGGGCACGGGCTGCGACCTGAAGTGGCGCGAGGCGACCGACAAGGAGCGGCTGTGGGTGGTGAACCCCGCACACCCCATCGCGCAGGGGGTGGGCGAGTACCTGGAGCTGCCCGCCGAGGAGATGTACGGCGAACACTTCGACATCCCCACGCCCGACGAGCTGATCTTCGTGAGCTGGTTCACGGGCGGCGAAGTCTTCCGCTCGGGCTGCACCTTCACGCGCGGGAGCGGGAAAATCTTCTACTTCCGGCCCGGCCACGAGACGTACCCGACCTACCACCATGAGGGCGTCCTGCGCGTGATCGCCAACGGGGCACGCTGGGCCGCGCCGACCGCGAGCGCCCCCCGCGCCTTCGGGAACCGCGCGCCCCTTGAGCCGTTGCCGGAGCGCGTATGACCCAGGGAAGCCCCCAACTCCTGAACGTCGGCATCATCGGCGCGGGGGCCATCTCCTCGCGGCACTTCGAGGGCTACCGGCTGGCGGGCGCGAACGTGGTCGCCTTCGCCGATCCCAGCGAGGCCACCCGCCAGAGCCGGGAGGAGGAGTGGCAGGCGCGGGGCTACGCCGACTTCGGGGCGATGCTGGAGCGCGAGGCGGTGCAGGCGGTGAGCATCTGCACGCCGAACGCATATCACGCGCCCGCCGCGCTCGCGGCCCTGTCACGCGGCATCCATGTCCTGTGCGAGAAGCCGCTGTCACTCGACCTCGCCGCGTGTGACGCGATGATCACGGCGGCGCGGGAGGCGGGCGTGGTGCTCCAGACCAACCACCACCTGCGCTCCAGCCCGCTCGTGGAGACGGCCAAGCGCCTCATCGACGAGGGCCGCATCGGGCGCGTGACCTTCATGCGGCTGCGGCAGGCGCACGACTGGGGCGGCTCGCCGGAGGTGCGGGGGGCCTTCGGGAGCCTCGCGGCGAGCGGCGGCGGCACCCTGCTCGACAACGGCTGTCACCTGATGGACCTTGCGCGGCACCTGGGGGGCGAGGTGCGGAACATCCACGCCCGGATGCACACCCTGAAGTTCGACATCGAGGTGGAGGACACCGCCGTCGCCACCCTGGAGTTCGAGAGTGGGGCGCTGGCGAGCGTGGAGACCGCCTGGACCGCGACGGGCTGGGAGGAGGGCTTTTCGGTCTACGGCACGGCGGGGGCGCTGGAATGCACGAATAGACTGGGCAAGCCCCGGCTGCGCCACCTCCACCGCTCCTTCGCCTTCGGGGCGTGGGGCGAGGGCGACGAGACGTGGTACGACTTCGCCAATCCCGGCAACGCGCATGTCCGCAGCGTGGGGCACTTCGTCGCCTCCATCACGGGGGATGCCCCCGTCGTCTGCACGGGCGAGGATGGCCGCGAGAGCGTGCGGCTGGTGCTGGGCGGCTACGAGAGCGCCCGGAGCGGTCTGACGGTGGAACTGTAGCCCCCGTTCAGTCAACCGCGCGTCGGCGCTTGCCTGGAAGGCATGAGAAACCGCACAATCAGGGGTGATGCGGCAGAGCAAGGGCGTCCCGTCCCCCGGTCGCCGACCCCGGAGGTCCAGATGAATCGCACGGAGGAGGGCCTGTTCGTCGGCGCGGCGCTGATCATCCTGACGCTCGCCGTCCTGTACGGCGTGCAGACCTTATTTGTGCGGGCCACCCTCAGCGACGGCACACCCCCCGTCACGGCGTCGCCACCCCGGACACCGCCAGCCCCGGTCACACCGATAGAGACGACCCCGGCGCTCCCCGCGCCTGTCCCGGCAAGCGCGAGCCGGACGCCTCCTCCAGCGCGGCCAGCGGCATCCACGGAGACCCAGACCCAGGCGGCAATCCCGCCCAGGCCCACACGGACGGCGGCCTCCCCAGCACCCTTACCCTCTGCGACGGCCCCAACCGCAACTCGTGTGACGGCGACTCCTGCCCCGACCACCCCCAAAGCCTCGACGCCTCCCCCGTCGCCTGCCGCCGCATCAGCCCAGGTGGCCCCCGAATCGGCGACGCCCAAAGCGACGGCGATGAACACGCCCGTGACGCCTCCAGTTCCCGCTCCAACGACCCAGGCCCGACCTGAACCCGCTCCAGCAGCGACCCCCCTCGACCGGGGCCGGGAGCTGACGCGCTGGCTCTACGGCGAGCGGCTGGACGAGGTGTGGGCAGCCTTTTCCCCTACCGTGCGGGCCGAGTGGGGCAGCCTCGACGCCTTCCGGGCGTACCGCGCGGGCGGGCAGCAGGCCTACGGCGCAGAGATGCAGGTGCTGGACGAGCAGGTGACGCGCGACGGGACCGTCACCTACTACACCCGCACGGCCACCTTCGAGCGCGGCGAGCGGTCCCGCTGGACGGTCATCTTCGGGCTGGACGACCGGGGACGGGTGCAGGAGTTCGGCATCGTCGGGGCGGACCTGTCGCTGGGTGCTGAGTAGGCGAGGGCAACAGTAAAGCCCCCTTAAGCCGGGCGGGGAAAGCGGCGGGGCGGGCCGTGCCACCCTCGGGGCATGACCGACGGGACGCGCGCCGACAACACCGACACCACCCCGAACCCCGACATGGCGACCGAGGACAGCCCGGTCTACCAACCCCCGGCGGGGGCCGAGGAGACCGACCTCGCCGACGCCGCCGTGGACGGAACCAGCGCCTCCCACTACGGCGCGAACGATCCCGGCCTCTACGAGAACACCGACAAGCAGGACTGAACCACCACGCGGGAGCCGGGAGCATGAGGGGGACGCTCCCGGCTCCCGCCTGTTGGGGCAGATGTGCTGACGGCTGGTCGCTGGAAGCTGGCCGCCCCTCTGTGAAGACTTTCTTGGGACCCCATCATCCTCGCCCCACCGTTACGCCCTAACCTAATCCCCGCGAGGTCAATATGCCAAGAGAAGACATGATGAAGAACCACATGATGGCCCACCTCACCGACGCGCTGGGGGAGGGTCAGGACATCGGGCACTACGGGCGGCTGGTGTACACCATCGTCGGGCGGCATTTCGTGGAGGAAGACGAGCTGGTGTCGCTGCTCGCGCAGGACAAGGACTTCAGCGAGGAGGGGGCGCGCGACCTCGTGCGGCAGGTGCAGGAGGCCGACTACAGCCCGCCGGGCCGCGCCAAGATTCTGGAGTACATGGAAAAGCAGGACTTCCCTATCCTTCCGAACGCCGACGACCCCGACGAGGGCAACGTCTACCGCGACCTCGACTTCCCGCAGCATGTCTACGACCACATTCAGGAGTACCGTCACCAGAAGGCCGAGACGGACTGAGGAGTGAGGGATGAGGGGTCAGGTTTTAGGGGTTGCCCTAGCGCCTGACCCCTTTTCCTTTTGACCCATCCGTCTTCGGGCCAACCTGACCGATCAGGTGGAACGGGACATCGAACTGTCCGGGAGGCACGGCACCGCTGTCGAGCCGCCGAGTTGAAGTGAAGGAGAGGGCGGCGGGCACCCTTCCCTCCCGTTCCGACGAGTGGGCCGAGGCCTCCCGCCCGCCCGGTATACTCGCTCCATCCCGCAGCGAGGAGGGGCGACCGTGCCCGAACCCCACATTCACCTTTCCATCGACGGCGGCGTGTACCCGGCGCGGTCCGGCGAACCCCTGATCGACGCCCTGAACCGCGCCCGCGTGGACGTGCCGCAGGTCTGCTATCACCCGCAACTCGGCCCCGTGCAGACGTGCGACACGTGCGTGGTGGAGGTGGATGGGCGGCTCGTGCGGGCATGTGGCACGCAGGCTCAGGCGGGCATGACCGTCAGGACCGCCGTGCAGTCGGCGCAACGGGCACGTGAGGACGCCTTCGACCGCCTGCTCGCCAACCACCTGCTGTACTGCACCGTCTGCGACAACAACAACGGCAACTGCACGGTCCACAACACGACGCGGGCGCTGGGCGTCCAGCATCAGGAGCGGCCCTTCCAGCCCAAGCCCCACGCGCAGGACCACTCCAACCCCTTCTACCGCTACGACCCCGACCAGTGCATCCTCTGCGGGCGGTGCGTGGAGGCGTGCCAGAACCTCCAGGTCAACGAGACGCTGACGATCAACTGGGAGGACGAACATCCGCGCGTCTTGTGGGACGGCGACAAACCGGCGGGCGAGTCCAGTTGCGTCAGTTGCGGCCACTGCGTCACCGTCTGCCCGTGCAATGCGCTGATGGAGAAGTCCATGCTGGGGGAGGCGGGCTTCTTCACGGGGCTGGAGCTGCCCGTCTTCCAGAGCGCGGTCGCCGTCGTGAAGAACGTGGAGCCGTCGCTGGGGTACGGGCCGATCCTGAACCTCAGCGAGATCGAGGCCGCCGGGCGGGAGGGGTCCATCCGGCGGACGAAGACCGTCTGTACCTACTGCGGGGTGGGCTGCTCGTTCGAGGTGTGGACGAAGGACCGTCACATTCTCAAGGTGGAACCGGAGGGTGGTCCTGCGAATGGTGTCAGCACCTGCGTCAAGGGCAAGTTCGGCTGGGACTACGTGAACAGCGGGGAGCGGCTGACCACGCCCCTGATCCGCGAGGCGGGCCGCTTCCGCGAGGCGACGTGGGACGAGGCATTGGATGTGATCGCGCGGCGGCTGACCGAGATCAGGCGGGAGCACGGGCCGGACGCGCTCGCCTTCATCGCCTCGTCCAAGACGACGAACGAGGAAGCGTTCCTGATGCAGAAGCTCGCCCGCGCCGTGGTGGGCACGAACAACATGGACAACTGCTCGCGCTACTGCCAGAGTCCGGCCACGATGGGCCTGTGGCGCACGGTGGGCTACGGCGGCGACTCGGGCGGCATCGCGGAATTGGAGCGCGCGGGCCTCGTCATCGGCATCGGGACGAACACCGCCGAGAGCCACCCTGTCCTCGCCACCCGCGTCAAGCGGGCGCAGAAGTTACGCGGTCAGCGGCTCATCGTCGTGGACCTGCGCGAGCACGAGATGGCGCGGCGGGCCGACCTTTTCGTGCGCCCGAATCCCGGCACGGACTTCGTGTGGCTGAACGCGGTGAGTCGGCACATTCTGGACGAGGGGCTGGAAGATCGGGCCTTTTTAGAACGGTGGGTCAACGGGCTGGACGAGTTCCGGGCCAGCCTGGACGGGTACACGCTCGACTACGCCGAGGGGGTCACGGGCATTCCGCAGGACACCCTGCGCCGCATCGCCCGCGAGATCGTGGAGGCGGACGGCACCTGCGTCATGTGGGCGATGGGCGTCACGCAGCAGATGGGCGGCACGGAGACGAGCACGGCGATTTCCAACCTGCTCCTCGTCACCGGGAATTACATGCGGCCCGGCGCGGGCGCGTATCCATTACGAGGCCACAACAACGTTCAGGGCGCGTCCGACATGGGGGCGATGCCGGGCTTCGTGACGGGGTATCAGCGGGTGGACGACCCGGCGGTGCGGGCACGGTACGCGGCGGTCTGGGGCACCGAACTTCCCATCAATAAGGGCCTCGACAATCACGAGATGGTCCACGCCATTCACGGCGGCCACCTCCGCGCGATGTACCTCAAGGGCGAGGAGATGGCGGTCGTGGACTCCAACGCCAACTATGTGGACGCGGCGCTCGAAAAGCTCGACTTCCTCGTCGTGCAGGACGTGTTCTTCAGCCACACGGCGAGCTTCGCGGACGTGGTGCTTCCGGCGAGTCCGAGCCTGGAGAAGGACGGCACCTTCACGAACACGGAGCGGCGCATTCAGCGGCTTTACAAAGCTCTCGAACCGCTCGGACAGAGCAAACCCGACTGGCAGATCATCCAGCTCGTCGCCAATCGGCTCGGGGCGGGGTGGAAGTACACGCACCCCTCTCAGATCATGGACGAGGTGGCGAGCCTGACGCCGCTCTACGCCGGGGTGAACTACGAGCGACTAGAGGGCTTCCGCTCCCTCCAGTGGCCCGTCCACGCCGACGGCACCGATACGCCGCTGCTGTTCGCGGACGGCTTTCCGTTCCCGGACGGCAAAGCTCGCCTCTATCCGGCCCAGTTCGTCGCGCGGGCCGAGCCGCCGACCGCCGAGTACGACCTCCACCTCAACAACGGGCGGATGCTGGAGCATTTCCACGAGGGGAACATGACCTTCCGGGCGGCGGGATTGGCCGGGCAGGTGCCGGGGACGTTCGTGGAAGTGTCGCCGGAGTTGGCCGAGGAACGGGGGGTGCAGAGCGGCAGCCTCGTCCGCCTCGTCTCGCGGCATGAGGCGGTGTGCCTGCCCGTCCTCGTGACGAACCGGGTGATCGGGCGTCAGCTCTACATGCCGATGAACACACCCGACGCCGCGCAGGCCGTCAACCGCCTGACGGGCAGCCACGCGGACCTGTCCACCCACACGCCCGCCTACAAGGACACGGCGGTGAGGATGGAGGTGCTGGGCGCGGACGGCCCACCGCCCCTGCCGCGCACCAACCACCGCTCCGGCCACCCCACCCCCCAGCTCGGCGTGGAGGTGGAGCGCAAGTGGCGGCGTCCCGACTATGTGTTCCCCGGCTCCGGCCTGCCGATGGTAGAAGGCGGGGCGGATGACTGAACTCCCAGCGAAACGAGGTTGAGATGGCGAAATCCCTGCCCTACACACCGCGCGTCAGAACGCCGCAGGAGGAGTTGAGCGAGGCCAGCGCCGAGAACGCCGAGGCCCTGCTGGAGGGGTTGAAGCTCCTGCGCGCCCTCCACGACCACGGGGTTCTCGACGTATTGAACCGGGGAGTACGCGGCGGCGGTGGAATGGTCGGCGAGACGTTGCACGTGCTGGAGCGGGACGACTCCACCCGTCTCATCCGCAACTTGCTGGAAGTGGGCCGGGCCGTGAGTGACCTCGACCCGCAGAACGTCGGCGTACTGGGCCGCGCGCTGGGTGCGGGCGTAAACGAGGGGGCCATACGGGTGGCACGCGGCGAGCGGGTCGGCCTGCCCGAACTGCTGGGCCTCCTACGCGACCCGGACGTTCAGGTGGCGCTGACGGCCCTCTTCGGCCTCCTGAAGGGCTTCGGCCACGCGCTGCGAACGGCGGAGGACGGCGAGGCGTGACCCCCCGGCCCTCCTCCCCCGCCGTCACGGGAGCGCGCGTGCTGGCGTATGCGGGCGGCCAGATCACCGAGCGGGACGACGCGGTGGCGGTGGAGGAACCGCTCGAACTCCGCGTGTGGGACGGCGAAAAATCCATTCCCCTCGCCGTCACCATGAGAACGCCCGGTCACGACCTCGACCTCGTGCGGGGCTGGCTGCACGCGGAGGGTCTGCTGGACGGAGACCCCGTGTCGCTGGGGCAGGACCCGGACACCCCCAACGTCGTCACCCTGCACGCCCCCAATCCCCAGCGGTTGCTCGCCTCGGCCCGCGTGGGCGTGACCACGAGCGCCTGCGGGGTTTGCGGCAGCGGTAGCGTGGAGCGGCTGGCGGTGCGGGTGTGCCCCCCGGTGTGGACGGCGGGTCTCCTGTCCCCCGCCCTGCTCGCCGGGCTGCCGGGACGATTGAGGACGGCCCAGCCCGCCTACGACGCGACGGGCGGATTGCACGCGGCGGGCCTCCTCACCCCAGCGGGCGAACTGCTGGCGGCCTTCGAGGACGTGGGGCGACACAACGCCGTGGACAAGCTCGTGGGCTGGGCGCTGGGCCGTGGCCTGCTCCCGCTGGGCGACCACCTCCTCGTGACGAGCAGCCGCGCGGGCTTCGAGGTCGTGCAGAAGGCGGCGCTGGCGGGCGTGCCCGTGGTCGTGACGGTGGGGGCACCGAGCAGCCTCGCGGTGGAGACGGCGGCGGCGCTCGGCCTGACCCTGGTGGGCTTCGCGCGGGAGGGCCGCTTCAACGTGTACGCGGGGGCGGAACGCCTGGCCTGGGAGGACACTGCCGGGGGAGGTCCGGGCCTCTCGTCCACGGGGTCGTGATTCGCCCGATGTCTGCCCGATGTGTCGTCCGGTGGCCGCATGGGGTAGCCGGACACTCCTTCAGAACGCACTCGACCGCGCCTCCTTCCCCTTGTTTCCTATTCCAGTAGGCCCGTGCTCGCCTGTCCCACGAAGGTCTCGACCCAGGAGTAGGACAAGGAGGCGTGGCCCTGGTCGCCCCAGCAGTCGCCCCAGGAGTTCTTGACGATGAAGGAGCCGGAATCGTCGGCCACCGCGTGATTCGGCAGCACCCGCCCGATATTCTGGCTGGAGATGAAGCCGGTCACGGTGACGACGTGGTTGAGGTCGAGGTCGGCCCGGCCCCTCACGTAGCGCAACGTCCGGGCGGGCACGAAGCCGTTTGCGTCCGGGTTCATGTTGTTCAAGGGAGGACGCGGCGTTCGC includes:
- a CDS encoding EAL domain-containing protein, which translates into the protein MTASAVTTLQLPASATGHATGFTTCDCHAVVPLDVTRLEALSVHASSRHLHRKLALLLAAHGLPLEVRDDAFVVPARGFDLLSEVLAAFSRTERPDVLAAPWAGERLETWHLASLEQWVGRLTSGWFAGACQHLRFHLQPIVEMRGGGVYGYEALVRAEVEGRLFGAGPLLQAAAAHGQSRGFDAHARRGAIRQAYPQLGAGQVLFINFAPGVVYNPDICLLTTFDACREVGADFSRLLFEVTESEAFPDLRLLKSILERYRAEGAQVALDDLGAGHTGLSYLSELRPDIVKLDRDLIRGLHGADPRVPLVTALVRFAHDLGIRVVAEGIETAEELGMVRELGADYAQGYFLGRPAPEVAGLSPQAAPFWSGR
- a CDS encoding xylulokinase codes for the protein MKQENSVYLGLDLGTGSLKALLLSGAGEVLARESAPYQVSYPQPGWAESDPREWEAAAVTATRALPGELRAQVRAVSFSGQMHGVVLTDAALVPLRPAVLWLDARSVPLLPRFARLAGPRPNPVTAGMAGPTLLWVRGHEEAVYAAARWAFQPKDWLRARLGGDPAGDPSDASGTLLANVNGEWNLGLLRALGLRADLLPPLRASDEVVGTLSAGAASLLGLPEGVPLVTGAGDTAAALFGGGLGPDEAGLTVGSGAQIVRRLDVPRADPRLQLYRAAGPGWYALAAMQNAGLALEWARGVLGLSWEDAYAEAFAPSVTAPPAFLPYLSGERTPLMDPHACGSWSGLRLGQTRGDLMRAALEGVAFALRDGLDTLEEVHGRAGTVRVAGGGTVDPRWRQLLADALDRPLRPGEVPDASARGAALLALAGVGGSLADVAPVPLGPPVEPGRERDAVQERFARWKELQGALRAWWSVG
- a CDS encoding Gfo/Idh/MocA family protein, with amino-acid sequence MTQGSPQLLNVGIIGAGAISSRHFEGYRLAGANVVAFADPSEATRQSREEEWQARGYADFGAMLEREAVQAVSICTPNAYHAPAALAALSRGIHVLCEKPLSLDLAACDAMITAAREAGVVLQTNHHLRSSPLVETAKRLIDEGRIGRVTFMRLRQAHDWGGSPEVRGAFGSLAASGGGTLLDNGCHLMDLARHLGGEVRNIHARMHTLKFDIEVEDTAVATLEFESGALASVETAWTATGWEEGFSVYGTAGALECTNRLGKPRLRHLHRSFAFGAWGEGDETWYDFANPGNAHVRSVGHFVASITGDAPVVCTGEDGRESVRLVLGGYESARSGLTVEL
- a CDS encoding ThuA domain-containing protein: MTQPRITVWNEYRHEHENPAVRAIYPQGIHQAIADGLGANGLGEVRTATLDEPEHGLTGNVLDSTDVLVWWGHKAHGAVSDEVVDRVVARVLDGMGLIVLHSGHFSKVFKRLMGTGCDLKWREATDKERLWVVNPAHPIAQGVGEYLELPAEEMYGEHFDIPTPDELIFVSWFTGGEVFRSGCTFTRGSGKIFYFRPGHETYPTYHHEGVLRVIANGARWAAPTASAPRAFGNRAPLEPLPERV
- a CDS encoding sensor domain-containing diguanylate cyclase encodes the protein MTLAPAPPLPAELVWSVLDAADVGLLVTDAERRILYVNATFTRETGYHPDEVVGHPCSFLQGPETDPADIAALRDALDRGEPIERVVLNYRKDGRTMWYKLRIRPIREGGVVRYFVGVQEDYSAAHAAYAELERLAHLDALTGLGNRRAFDARLAGHVAAGQPLTLLLIDLNDFKRVNDECGHPAGDALLAGVGRCLEELAPAASFRLGGDEFAVLLPGPVEGAVPQAERILTALQRLEGGTLRMGAGLASFPSEAADVPALLRLADRRLYAHKAECKQVGYGSARRA